GGGCCAGGTCTTGTGCGGCCAATCCCCGTCCACTATGAACATAcaaaaatagctaatttatttaatcacttgaaccGATATTTCCGGAAGTTCTCATGCATTAGCGGAAGTCCCATTTTTGAAAGTTGATATGCTTCTGGACAGCTACAGTAGATAGCTGCTGCAGTGCCTGATGTATTTGCAACTGCAATGATAGACTGGGTAGGCAGAGATGGCCAATTGCAGCCCCGGACTTGTTGGGTGTAGTTGCTATTACTATCTTTAGTTGAGTAATGAGCATAGAGGATTTTAGTTCTctactgtctctgtctgtgctgTCTGGAGACTCCGAGGCCAATGCATGCGTACTATACGGTTCTGGCATGCGTCAGTTTTCATGTGTGTGAGTAGTGAAGACTGCCAGTTGATTAGTTAAACTTTGATTGATTACATTCGATTAGATTTCTAGCTCATCTTCGATTAGCTTGCAGTTAAGTATTAGTCCATTCAACTGCACAATTTTatgaaacaacaacaagttGATATAATTCAATTTATATAGTATATGTCTCTATATAAAAGGTTTCGAATAAGAAGGAGGTAAGAGAGTGTGACTCCAGACAACCTAAAGCTTATGCTGCCCCTGGTGGCTAAAGCCTTGGCCACCTTTGGTAGGCCATGGCTAACCTTGCCCACCCTGCTTCGCCGGCCCTGCACTGTGCTTGTTTTATCTGGATACTTAGCTTATACATGGTTCTAGCTAGAACCGTTCTTACCATCAAATTGATCGTGGGAACGTGTTTTGATGGCTGAGCATCGTCCAACCATCACGTTTTGTACATTCCGTGTTGACAGGGAACACACGAGATACACAACTGACCATCATGAATGATTAGGGTTTAAACTAGGTTGACCGTATGACGCTTGTGACGCTCCGGTAgacgtcatattgtaaacacttgCACGTCGCATCACAAGCATCATCAGCGTCGCTgacgctagagttgatttAAATTCAACTCCAGCATCCAAACCAGAAGTGCTGTAGCGTCTACCGGAAGCACTTGCCTTTTGTCgacaaatcagagatcaaatccgggagtgaaataaccggaagtaaactatggaagagaaACTTATCGAACATGTACACGTATAGGTACGGCTACTTGCAGCAGATCAAGTCACTGTAGCTTAGAAATGCGAGAAAGAAAAACGCATCGGAAGAAACCAGGCTCTCAGCAGCAGACTGCAAGAAATGTGGAAGTGCCTCCGCGACAACTTGGTGCGGGAGAAAATGAAAGCCAAATCACAAACTTTTGTATTCATAGTATACGATTATGATGAGGATGTGTGTAGTGGATCGTCGCTGACGACACTCatcaaatgatattgtaaatggtacagcgtcagcattttgacacaTACTCGGCGTCTTTGCCTGCGTTCTCATGAGCGTCGTCAGCATAATATTGTAAACCAGACTTTATCCTGATTCTAGTGATTGACGTCATGTACTGTAAATCGTAAACAAGAGTGTTTATAATCTTTGGATCAGAGAGTAACAGTAGGAGAGTGAAGCAAACTCTCCACTAACACAAAAGGCTTGGCTTGTAACGGTTGGGTTGCAACAGTAGCTAGAACGCGGTCGAGTAAGGTGCAACCTCGACAGCTATATCTTCTTTATTGAGTCAAGATAGTCTTGCTTAAGTTAGTAAATCCTttgcaatttacaaaatttacgaaaatttATTGAGTTATGGTATACTAGTCTAGGTGAGTGATAGTGAGGTGTTAGGAAGTGAGGTTGTGTGACATAGTGTTGGTTGTCATAATAGGGATATTCTTGGATGTGCTAGGTTGTGCCTGGTTGTGCCTGGTTGTGCCTGGTTGTGCTTACTAGATGTGGGTGTTTGTGGTTTGACTAgttttgatgtgtttgtgtgtttgcacttAGTTTTCTGGTGATGACACACTTTACCTAATTTGACCATTTGCTGGGTGTGCAGGGTGTGGTCATATGTGTTTTGAGTCGGATGTGATAggacaagcacaaacaaatacatcctGGTATGTCCTAGCACATCCTAGCACATCCTaggatgtgtttgtttgtgcttgttgaGGTTGGATGTGCTTGGTTATGATTggatgtgaatgtgtgtgtgtatctgtgtgtgtgtgtgtgtgtgtgtgtgtgtgtgtgtgtgtgtgtgtgtgtgtgtgtgtgtgtgtgtgtgtgtgtgtgtgtgtgtgtgtggtatttCGGGTGGAAATAAATTTGTccgtatatatatagtacTTGTACTTTCAACACGATTCCTTAAAACTGTCGAACTGCAAGACTTTGAATCAGACCATCTTGTCGCTTAGTTTAGTGACAAAAACAGCCAAATCAGCAAGGACGTCTCGGGTTTATATCATTCTCAACGTACCCGATTCTTCATGCCTTTCTTGCAATTAGCTTAAGCTGTCTGTGTGACTCACTGTGCACTGCAGGTTCGACTTGTATGTTGTGATAGTGCGTAGTTGTAACTCTATGCTGTGCTTGCTTCTAACGTTTCAAAGTCTTCTGAACCAAGGGTTAATATATATAGTACTTGTACTTTCAACACGATTCCTTAAAACTGTCGAACTGCAAGACTTTGAATCAGACCATCTTGTCGCTTAGTTTAGTGACAAAAACAGCCAAATCAGCAAGGACGTCTCGGGTTTATATCATTCTCAACGTACCCGATTCTTCATGCCTTTCTTGCAATTAGCTTAAGCTGTCTGTGTGACTCACTGTGCACTGCAGGTTCGACTTGTATGTTGTGATAGTGCGTAGTTGTAACTCTATGCTGTGCTTGCTTCTAACGTTTCAAAGTCTTCTGAACCAAGGGTTAATATATATAGTACTTGTACTTTCAACACGATTCCTTAAAACTGTCGAACTGCAAGACTTCGAATTAGACCATCTTGTCGCTTAGTTTAGTGACAAAAACAGCCAAATCAGCAAGGACGTCTCGGGTTTATATCATTCTCAACGTACCCGATTCTTCATGCCTTTCTTGCAATTAGCTCAAGCTGTCTGTGTGACTCACTGTGCACTGCAGTTTCGACTTGTATGTTGTGATAGTGCGTAGTTGTAACTCTATGCTGCGCTTGCTTCTGAAGTTTCAAAGTCTTCTGAACCAAGGGTTAATGGGCATAGGGGAGAGGACACTTGTTGGCAGAGAGTACAGTTAATAATTGTAGTGATATGGTTGCTCAGTGATGACAGTGCATTGTGTGAGTAGGAGTGGTGTGATGAAGAACTTCAGGGGGATTATCgaaattttatttgttagaTGATAAGGCATGGATGCAGAAGGAAAGGGAGGCGGCATTGGTGCATGCCCACAAGAGATCTGATGAGGAGACGAAGGCTAAAGTGGTGGAGAAACGAGAAGCAGAACGGTTTGCGATCAGGCAGCAAATGAAGGTATTCAAATGTTGTGGATTTAtgacgcgcgcgcgtgcgcacacacacacacacacacacacacacacacacacacacacaagttgtAAACTGTACCCAAGGTTCCCAAGGCTACTATTAGTCATCATGCAAAACGTGTACATACACCTGATAGAGGCAAGTATTCCCTTACACATTGCTTATCTTCGCTGTTTACCCTCTAAAGCTACACGTTTGTGTAGCCTCTAGTTGTCAATGAAACAAGTAACGTTGGCAGCAAATGCTACTTGAAGCCTATTGAGTGAAGTTGTAACCCAGTGAATTTGTCATGTGTTTagtatcatcatcatcatcattctAGGCTTTGCCTGACAATGCACACAACTAACAGTAGGACATGTCCCAGTACCTTGGGTTGATGGCTTGTATTGGGTTAGCCCGAGGAAGCCCAATATACTTGACCAATGATTGCAGACTATCACTGTCTTTACGACTTCTTACAGTTTGCCTTTGGCAGTAACACTACAGTCTCAGGAATGTCTTCAGACATTCATCTCTTTCtaataacaaaataacaatgttgatatcaacttgtaGTTGCTGGTATGTACAGTGGAACGTGTGAATTGCGACCACCCAACTGACTGTCCTCAACTGCCCCTAATTCTCAGGCAGTCGCAAATGTCAGACTgacatttgtacgtgtagaCCAATCCGTGCACACCGTGTTCTTGTATACAACGTAATGACAATCTAAGTATTAATAAAGCAGATCAATACATGTGTAGCCAAACACATGAAAGCAATCACTATCCTACAAGGAAATAGTTAAGATGTACAGTAGATGTCAGGATGAATGTGACAATCGCACAAAATATGGTTGACTCCTTCAATGACCTTTTGTCTCTGTGTACATTTCAAAGGTGAAAACATACTTTTGGTCCCCAGAATTGTGTCCCCCATTCCTAATCCACAGGTGCCCTTCTTTTCCAGCCTCCAAATGTATGCAAATGTCTTGAGTTCCAAGAGACTGTCACCAACTACATGGGCATTTCTTAGGTGCCCACATTTGTCCCATAGTCCCAAGGACAGGTTCCATTGTATTTGCTAAGGGAATTCTGTCTGCTGTGTTTATGGTCTGGAGTGTGGGTACACaaggttgtccccagcatacaaaaggcacagCGCTCCGCCATGCCCGGGCTTCCACTTGGTGCAGGcccgccatgctttgctgcatgagtataagcagtgattagctatgaagacaatggacctgtatttgtattttgaaaagtgggaagttaattaattaattgagctACAAGTAGgtcctgggatgcttggtttgaagataagacccaTTAGGgcaaagactgccatatggtatgaacaaaattgtaatataagtactcaaagatcaacagtggttgtcagcaCCGCCCACTATTTATCTgatggtaaacaaacaagttgtGGCTCTTCCCATCCTATTTACTGTTAGGTTCTCAGCTTCTTGAGGCCTGGAAATTTTCCAGGGGCTATAAATATAGCAATCAtatggtcaagcacagtgaactaagacagagatAAACTTTCTTTGATGGGCGGGGCCAAAATtagggtgggcgtggttataaCAATGTCCGCCGTGCTGTTCAAAAATCTTGCGGGCACCCCTGGTACAGTACCATGTTAGTGTCATTAAAATTTAGATAGAGTGAGGAATGTAACTGATATAGTGTGGGAAGGAGTGTGAGAATGTCAATGATCAAATAGGAACTCTCTGGTTTGGGTGTATTGTGTGAAACCCATGAGAATGTGGTGTGGTTTCAATGAGAATGAGACTTAGTCTAGACATGTGAGAAACATCTGTTGCTACTAAATACTCTCACAGCCCACTCATTCCATAGTCTCCCACATGCCATTCTCATACCTCTCCCACACCTGTACACTTTCACCTGCAGATGGAACTTCCACTATTTTTTTTATGGCCTCGGGACTTTTTTGGATTGCAATGACAGCATCATTATAAAGAGGACTACCTAACTGTGAAATTGCATATACGTACCAAATAAGGTGAAGGCATCAAGACTTGTGGGTGTTTAGTTTGGGGTTTAGGTTTAGTCTCTGTCCCCATGTGGGTGtagctgtctgtttattgtctgtctgtctgttactaGATattcactacacacacacacacacacacacacacacacacacacacacacacacacacacacacacacacacacactagacagaagggacctgtctgtctgcttgtttgcctgtcagtccatctgtctgtccatctgtctgtccatctgtctatctgtttgtcagtccatctatttgtctgtttgtccgtctgtccatctgtctgtttgtttatctgtccatccatctgtttgtctgtccgtcagtctatttgtctgtctgtccatccatctgtctgtccatccatgagtctgtccatccatctgtctgtccatccatctgtctgtccatccatctgtatgtccatccatctgtttgtccatccatttgtctgtctgtctgtctgtctgtctgtcgggtTATTCTCATATTGACTCGTACGTTTTCTTCATGTGAttggtatgtgtgtttgtagcaAGAACAAGATGCACGAGATGCTATCGAACAAGCAAAGCAAGATGAGATCAATAAAACGACAACTGAAATTGAGGCGTGGAAATCTAAGGAAGAACAAGCGGCACGAATCCTTGAACTGGAGGAGGCAAACGAGAAAGAAGAAATTAGTAGAAAATCAACAGTGACAAAATCAGTCTCAAGTGAGAGACTAGAGAAAGAGACAACGGATGTGACAAGAACAAAGAAGACACAGAGAGATAGAGGGAGACACGAGAGCAAGCAGAGACGAAGGAATGACACACAAGGAACAGGTAAAGACGTGGGCGTATTGGAAACTTAATTAGGCAAtgatttgagtgtgtgtgtgtgtgtgtgtgtgtgtgtgtgtgtgtgtgtgtgtctgtgtgtctgcctgtctgtctgtctgtctgtgtgtctgtgtctgtttgtgtctgtgtgtctctgtctgtgcgtctgtatctgtttgtgtctgtctgtctgtctgtgttcgtgtctgtctttgttcgtgtgtctgtctgtctgtctctgtttgtctgtgtctgtctgtctgtctgtctgtctgtttgtgtgtatccATGTCAATATTTCGTAAGGATACTTACTCCAAATCAAGTAAATTTTGAAAgcaaaaatttttgaaaattgaGAAATTAATTTTGAAGCATGCTCGAAGACAGTgcgtgtatgtacatgtagtcgCAGTAAATACAATGTACAACTGCTACGCATGCGTCACATGTACGTATTGTGAACGAACTCCCACATAAATGATTGCTGTTTTTGGAGTTGTTTGTGACTATGACTGTCACAGGGTACATACACCTTCTACAATAGTTTGGTTCCTGTCTACAGTCTCTTTCTAATAAGCGAGCTGACTTAACAGTATTTGAAGTTTGAGTTAGAAATACAAAGGAATTTATTGAATACAGGACAGTGGAGTGTGCAAATCATGAGTATCGGAAATTTCTGAAACAGCGCTCAGCCAAAAGACCACTCACTGGGGGATCTTTGGAAACttctcatttacagcccatgggccgctaatgagaatcaagattatgGTGCACAATTCAATGTTGCGGCCCAAATTTGGTCGATATTCCGAGGTTGTGTTAGTAACGTGtgttactatactacagtgtacatacaggtttggcaaccaGACAGCAGTCTTACACTGTGGATTAAAGTAGGAACCCCTAAAGAAACGTCTGAGTAGGAGGGCAGTCAGGTCTGGTCGCATTCCTAAGTTTATAAAGACTACCAGGACGTTGCAAGATgggcctcacacttgcctgctctgtggtactcaagtcaatctgccaatttccaGAGTCTCCTACGAACCGCTCGGGTACTCATTGAGAATTGGTTTTCTTCCATAAAAATCCCATTTTCCGTATTGCTGTCCTGGGCGCTGTTTTGAAAATTTCTGGTACATGtactactgtacactgtatatacatgtacagttgcAGACATAATTATTGCAACATTTCCGGGTGTGCATCCGGTGGAAATGGCGGTCAAGGTTTTTTTAGCCACTACATGTTAGGGCAAAGACTAGGCAGGTTACAGTCATTCTTTGTTAGGTTGCGCTTGTGTCTGCACGCGAACTGCGCAGGTAAGATCTCAAGTATCAACCATATATTTAGTATTTTGTGCAACCACCTTCGTTTCTAATGCACTCATCTAATCGATTTGGATAGTGagtaaaacaattttttatttcaataGCGGTGAGTGATTCCCAAACGTTTGATATTGCTTCTTCCTATTCCTGTTGCATTGATAGACGTCTTTTTCTCAAAGTCGACTCGCCTCAAAAAAAGGTGTTTGACCAGTTGTCATTGTGCTGCCTTTGGCACCACTCCAATCTTTGTGTGATATTTGCCTCTGTTAAGAGAAGAACTCTCTTAGGCAGCAAACAGCGAAACCCCAGATTTAGGTACCGTCTGGTTGTTCTGTTGCCGATTTCTACTCCTTTCATTCTCATTTTCTCTGCGGTTTGTGATGCCGAAGTGTAGGGGTGGTCCGATGAAGCGATTGCACACAATTGATGTCTACCGGCTTCATCGACTTTGAACCGACGACCTGCTCCTGGGCAATGATCGAGTGTTTGCTCGTCTTCCAATTTCTTGATAGTTTGCCAGATTATTGTTTGTGAAATGCCTGGAAGGAGCTTTGTTACTTCAGATCGTGTGAAGCCAGCGGTGTGAAGCACAGCGAACTCTTTGTTTTTCCAGCTGAGACGTGACTATGATTTCAGCTGCATACTAATGCATTTTCATTAGCTTGACGTTTGCGCTGCTTGTTTTAATTGCCTTTTACATTTCTACTTAGTGTACAAACATAAATTGCGCGGCTTTTCCTACCAGGTATACAAACTGAAaatgtttcaataattatgtccgcaactgtatgtatatataggcATGTGTAATTGATTGTCTGATTTCCAGACTGACTAGAAATCGATTAAATTTATTCAACTGGTTGGTCTTttgaaatttacaaaattaaagtGACTTTGAAATTTGCTTGATTTAAAGTATTCATCTCTCCATCTTGAATAAGAACTCTTACAGACTGAGAAAGAGCAAAGTTCCTTGCGGCCTCATTTCCTGTAAAGGGCAACTGATATGCCAATGGCAATGGAAATCATTGCTATGATAAACCCACCAGATGTTCACACTGTTTAGGTTGTCACCAGGCATAGTATCACGTCAAGCAACATGTTCCAGTTGGGTGGGAGATGAAGCCTGGTTGCAGTAATTAAACTCACAGTTTCACTTCCATGTGTTTGCATCAAAATTTTACCCGCCCGCTTAGTGTTGTAACTTCCCTGAAGTGTAGTGCTGCGACAATGAATAAAACGATGTTTTTGTTACACTTTGTTGCATTTATTTTCTGCCTGTGTGGCTTGCAATCAACTAGTTGTTGTGGCTCTTCTAATGCCTCCCTCACAGTATGAAGATGTATGTTGTGGaatgttattgatatttactAGTAACTGAAGCCATGTTGCAAGGTAGAATGTATAAAATGTTTAGTGTGTACAAATGTTGATGCCATATATGCATTTGCTTCTACACACGTTATTTAGAAAATCTATCAAACATGTAGGTACAAGCAACTttcatgtcacgtgacctgcaAATTCTGTAACACTGCGAAATAGTCTTACCCTAGGGTTAGTGAGATTGAAGACATTTGGGACACGGacttcatttcaattttttttattttagatAATATtctttaatttattttaattataattttatatttgtaatttttctttatttttaatttatcctattttaaattttttttagTTTatcttatttttatttttcttattttttatttatttttttattttatattttaattttactatatttttaatttattctaTTCTTAATTTTATAAGTTTGTATTTTATCTTATTttcaatttattttatttctatttttattttatttaatttttttattttatcttttaattttactttatttttaagttattctatttttgtattttttagtttttactTTATCatatttctaaatttttattttagttttagttttagtttttattttatgttttatttttaattcttttttaatttattctatttttaatttttttagtttatcttatttttttgtcttttaattttactttatttttaagttattctatttttgtatttttcagtttttattttatcatatttctaaatttttattttattttagttttagtttttatgttttatttttaattcttttttaatttatttattttttaattttatattttaatttaactttatttttaatttattctaTTCTCAATTTTATAAGTTTCTATTTTTTTATCTTATTttcaatttattttatttctatttttattttattttattttttaattttttattttaatttattctGCTACCCTGGTTATCCCAACATTTATTAAGTTTTCGAAAAGTCAATAGAACGATTGTTTTCACATTGGCAATTGCAGACAAGTATGctacaattaattagtcaTTTCCAACAAAATCATGTGATTTACAAACACGAAGTAGactgttctggtgagaaaTACTCTCATAGACGATGACACTTTATGTTCGGCTGCCCATTCATCGTCTCTAGTTGCCATGCACAACCAAACACGaatactgctctgtgattggaTCAGAAGTGTGACACATTACAAGCAGACATAGTCACCCACCCACCAACCCGTCCACCTACTGGTAGAAAGCCATGCAGACCGGAAGTGCATGAGTGCCGTTTGAGTATGCTGATCACGTGACGTTTACGACATCCCATTCTTACAAATTGTTATTGTGATTCCAATCAGAACGTTTGGCTGGCCACCAGAATGTCCCAAGTCTCACACACCTTAATaatcatgcacacaaacagtggCATGTAATGTTTTATTGACACACCCAAATTAAGAGGTTAAATGTCAACTTGAATTAGATATTAATCAATTACCGATCCAATCTAAATGCAATTTACAGCAAGACTTTTTTATCTGTAGACCTCCCCTTGTGTTTCAGTAATAAGAATGTCTTGCATCGTGTTATGATTCTCTGTTTCTGCTCTAAGACTGTTAATCATCTAATTAGGCCTATAAACCACTATCCAATCAAATGACAATGATGACACAGAGAAACCTGTAGGTGATGTAGCGTCTTGAGCTGGTGGCAACAGGGTTAGGCCATGATGTCACAATCTTGTACTGTTTTGTTAGAAGACCTAGAGTCCTcatatacttaattaatagagaTCATACTGGCATATTTGGACTGTATCTACATCAACTCAAATCTAGAGAACAACACTTCGATGGCTTGACTATGAGTATTCTCATCTACTCTACACGTGCACTTTGTTTTCAAGCCATTTAACGTGCCACACACTCGCATGTAATTCCAAGAAGTTGTGACAAtattctttgttgtttttttcGATTGCCTTggtgtctctgtatgtctactTACATAAAACAGCCACCAACAACAGTACTACTACACATAAACAGTCACCATTAGAGACAGCCATGTCACCTTTAGTTGACCCAATGAGTTCATTTTCTACCAGAAATTCTAAACAATTTTTTCATGATTTTTTCCAATTGTGATGTGACATGGAAGAAACCAGATACCCATTCTATTCAGTTTGAATGCAAATATTTTGTGGTGGGTGTCGGGTGTCTGTCCTGgctgtgtgtttatgttgtgtgcacacacacacacaccaggaaGGACACCCACCAGATAGACTGTCCAAACAGATGAGATAACCTTCTGTTGTCACCATTGGGCAAGCTTCTGTTCACAGTGTGAGATCCTGAAATGGACCGATAATCGAATTGCTGACTTCTGGATGCTGTGTCTTTGTGATTTGAACAAACATTCTATAGAGGTGGTCCCTCACAACTGGCAGTTTCACTGCGTGTATTCGTAAACATGGTGCAATGTATGTCTGGACATAGAAACCACCTTGGTAATCGAGCTGTTGATCAGGTTCAATTGGGTGCTCAAGTTGGTGCATTCGAATAAACAATGCACATCCAATAGCCATCATTATGATTCTAGGGTTCCTAAGATCAGATCGTGTCACTGATGTGGGGCAGTGGATGTCATTGATATATTTTTCCTGTATGTGTAGTGAGTGGCATGAAAGTGTGTCAATTTTTGTGACATTGACATGCACAGTATGAATTGATGGTAGAGTATCAGTGATGGGAATAGAATGGAAACTAGTACTGATGTGCAAGACTTGGGTAGAGAGTTAGGAAACTAGATATTAGAGTGCCACTTAAGAATAATGACAcctgcatgcacgcacgcatgcctACCCATGCAcgcgggcacacacacacacacacacacacacacttaagaTATAATGACAcctgcatgcacacactcatgcCCGCCCCCACACGCACATACATGATGTGCAAGACTTGGGTAGAGAGTTAGGAAACTAGATATTAGAGTGCCACTTAAGAAATAATGACACCTGcttgcacacgtgcacacacacacacacacacacacacacacacacacacacacacacacacatgatgtGCAAGACTTGGGTAGAAAGTTAGGAAACTAGATATTAGAGTGCCACTTAAGAAATAATAACACCTGCttgcacacgcgcacacacacacacacacacacacacacacacacatcacatcacaccaTGCACTTAAATTTGTGCAGTTGTCTTCTATGATGCAAATTAAATTCTTAGAATCACTACACTTCTTGAATCATTGACATCATCCGTGTTACCATTTCAGACGAACACATCTTTGACACCACTCCACCACCTCGACAGTCAGCAAAAATCCAGGTGAAATTCACACCACGCCTTTTGGCCACGCCCATGAGGGAGGCAAGGCTAGAAGAAGAGGAGGAAGTATCACACGTTTAGTGCCCTACAAACATCTTAGAATTCATCGCTTGTTATCTAGTGGTTGAAAAAGATGGCCGAGGCGGGTAGGACCCCAGGAGGTGCAAGCAAGACAGAGGACGGCGATTTGTCCGAGAGGAACCCGTTGTGGTTAAAAGATAAGGGAAAGTAAGTAAAAGTGTTGAAACACCAGTCGACTGTATTGTGTATCTATACCTCTGTGTGTGGTACATATTTCTGGGTCTGTCTGTTCCTGTcgatatctgtttgtctatctatctttCTAACAGCACTGAAATCGTTCACgttactctgtgtgtgtgtgtgtgtgtgtgtgtgtgtttgtgtgtctgtgtctgtctgtctatctgtctgtctgtacttgTACAGTGACTGACTAAAAGTTTAATGTGTAATCATTCTCACACCTAAGTTCAGCATGGAGGTCATGTGTGCGACTTGCACTTGCTCGTTTATATTTATGTATGACttgcagcttaattaataacaagtCGTGTGtcaattaattgttgctgCCCACTGAACCAGCAATAAGTACATCCACTGAACCAGCATGCACTATAGACCCACTAGTACTCAGTAGCAAAACCTTGGCACTTAATCACAGCTGCAAGTCTTTTGGTCATTGATTCAAcgagtttgctgtttgtttgtctgtttgtttgtctgtttgtttgcttgtctgtttgttgtctgtttgcttgtctgtttgttgtctgtttgcttatctgttttttgcttgtctgtttgtctgtctgcctgtttgcttgttcgtctattgtttgtctgtttgcttgtctgttcgtttgtctgtctgtctgtctgtgtctgtttgtttgtctgtttgtttgtctgtttgcttgtctgtctgtctgtttatttgtctgtctgtctgtttgctttctctgtttgtctgtctgtctttttgtatgtgtctgtttgtttgtctgtttgcttgtctgtctgtctgtctgtttgtttgtctgtttgtttgtgtgtttgtctgtctgtttgtttgtccatttgtttgtctgtacaacaATTACTAACAAGTTTACCAACTGACGATGGTCTCTTGGTGTTGACGGTACCTTTTCAGGGTTATTGCAATAGTGCTTCTTGGTCGTCTTAGAGTCTCTGCTATCGTGGTGACGGGAGTGCCCCCGTTTGCCATGCCAACAATCATAGCGGTCACCTCCTTGCCTTTGCCCATTCTAAATGCTACCCAAAATGCGTGGAACTTCAAAATCAATGAAGTTACTAATGCAT
The DNA window shown above is from Corticium candelabrum chromosome 13, ooCorCand1.1, whole genome shotgun sequence and carries:
- the LOC134188670 gene encoding dynein axonemal assembly factor 4-like, with protein sequence MPLSISDWSWRETSRFVFLDVPLKGSRVGNVDVFSTDVYLKVSAPPYLFEVRLCEAVNEGKCSATISNGFVNFKLEKQEERVWTRLSHPNSDDKAWMQKEREAALVHAHKRSDEETKAKVVEKREAERFAIRQQMKQEQDARDAIEQAKQDEINKTTTEIEAWKSKEEQAARILELEEANEKEEISRKSTVTKSVSSERLEKETTDVTRTKKTQRDRGRHESKQRRRNDTQGTDEHIFDTTPPPRQSAKIQVKFTPRLLATPMREARLEEEEEWLKKMAEAGRTPGGASKTEDGDLSERNPLWLKDKGNEFYKAGDYLSAINAYTEALRLNNTMPALYSNRAACRLHLGQYTECVEDCTKALDRLTPPVPANAQSRCRAYVRRAAALTSLELYPNALRDYHAAMKLDPGNEELKRDANKIREIIQGSA